The proteins below are encoded in one region of Geothermobacter hydrogeniphilus:
- a CDS encoding rhodanese-like domain-containing protein, whose protein sequence is MPLLRIAGILLSISLLLPVGPVRAAQVRNINADQARKIIATMDDLFLLDVRTPQEYAEVRLDGARLIPINDFVARIAEVPKDRPVLVYCAVGSRSSRVADYLARSGYADVYNLTGGIWAWQLRGYPVLKGLP, encoded by the coding sequence ATGCCTCTGTTGCGGATAGCTGGAATTCTGCTGTCAATCTCGCTGCTGCTCCCGGTCGGCCCGGTCCGTGCGGCACAGGTCAGGAATATCAATGCCGATCAGGCACGGAAGATCATCGCGACAATGGATGATCTTTTTCTGCTCGATGTTCGGACCCCACAGGAATATGCCGAGGTGCGGCTGGACGGCGCCCGGCTGATTCCCATCAATGACTTTGTCGCCCGGATCGCTGAAGTCCCGAAGGACCGGCCGGTCCTGGTCTATTGCGCGGTCGGTTCACGCAGTTCACGGGTTGCCGATTATCTGGCCCGAAGCGGTTATGCCGATGTCTACAATCTGACCGGCGGCATCTGGGCCTGGCAGCTGCGCGGCTATCCGGTGCTGAAGGGGTTGCCCTGA
- a CDS encoding cytidylate kinase family protein → MAIITISREMGSGGIPIAVEAAQKLGYALIDGDSIREVAGEYGLTEEAIEQADEKPPAFVDALDDQLAVDLHQIELIILEKALQGNVIIYGRGGQDLLKQVANVFRVRIIAPFEERVERWAEREWLDPDYARILVRRSDQQRAGFIKYYFDRDWEDPLDYDLVINTSRLSHEMAVKMICDGVMDSNLVERKGASKKILSNLILQKKAEIALAADKEIDTLHTELTAAEGVITFTGHMHSREERTRALQIIEAIDGVTEIIDRTKIIQYRNFPDEH, encoded by the coding sequence ATGGCCATCATCACCATTTCACGCGAGATGGGCAGCGGCGGTATCCCAATTGCCGTTGAAGCCGCCCAGAAACTTGGTTACGCCCTGATAGACGGCGATTCGATCCGTGAAGTAGCCGGCGAGTACGGTCTGACCGAAGAGGCCATCGAACAGGCGGATGAAAAGCCGCCGGCATTCGTCGATGCCCTCGACGACCAACTGGCCGTCGACCTGCACCAGATCGAACTGATCATCCTCGAAAAGGCCCTGCAGGGCAACGTGATCATTTACGGTCGCGGTGGCCAGGACCTGCTCAAGCAGGTCGCCAACGTCTTCCGGGTGCGGATTATCGCTCCCTTCGAAGAACGCGTCGAACGCTGGGCGGAACGTGAATGGCTCGACCCCGACTACGCCCGCATCCTGGTACGGCGCAGCGACCAGCAGCGGGCCGGGTTCATCAAATACTACTTTGACCGGGACTGGGAAGACCCGCTCGACTATGACCTGGTCATCAATACCTCCCGACTCTCCCACGAAATGGCCGTCAAAATGATCTGTGACGGGGTCATGGACAGCAATCTTGTGGAGCGCAAGGGAGCCTCGAAGAAAATTCTCAGCAACCTGATCCTGCAGAAAAAGGCCGAAATCGCTCTCGCCGCCGACAAGGAAATCGACACCCTGCATACGGAACTGACCGCCGCTGAAGGCGTTATCACCTTCACCGGTCACATGCACAGCAGGGAAGAACGGACGAGAGCACTGCAGATTATCGAGGCCATCGACGGGGTGACTGAAATTATTGACCGGACCAAAATCATCCAGTACCGCAATTTTCCGGACGAACACTGA